One segment of Clostridium botulinum DNA contains the following:
- a CDS encoding metal ABC transporter permease, with product MFELSFMQNAFMAGIIVAILCPFIGLFIVLRRNSMIGDTLSHSSFAGVAIGLVIGTNPIITAFLFTSLCAIIIEFLRDYYKKYSELVMSIVLTLSLGIAIILVSSGKAVAKVDSFLFGSILTVTRSDILLIALIGTVCIILLLIIYNKLIYVTFDENGAKTVGINVKLINYIFTLLVGATISLSIQIMGILVVSSIMVVPVATAMQLKKGFNKTLIFSIIFGLIDVILGLVLSYYLNSAPGGTIALTSVIMLVLTLIFTSNKNR from the coding sequence ATGTTTGAATTAAGTTTTATGCAAAATGCCTTTATGGCTGGAATTATAGTAGCAATACTTTGTCCATTTATTGGTCTATTTATTGTTCTTAGAAGAAATTCTATGATTGGAGATACATTATCACACTCATCCTTTGCTGGAGTAGCTATTGGCCTCGTAATAGGAACAAATCCAATAATTACTGCTTTTTTATTTACATCACTTTGTGCAATAATAATAGAATTTCTAAGAGATTATTATAAAAAATATTCTGAATTAGTTATGTCTATTGTATTGACCTTAAGTTTAGGTATTGCAATTATATTAGTAAGTAGCGGTAAAGCTGTTGCTAAAGTAGATTCTTTTTTATTTGGTAGTATACTAACTGTAACAAGATCTGATATTTTGTTAATTGCATTAATTGGCACTGTTTGTATAATACTTTTACTTATAATTTATAATAAATTAATATATGTAACATTTGATGAAAACGGTGCTAAAACTGTTGGAATAAATGTTAAACTTATAAATTACATATTTACATTATTAGTTGGTGCAACTATATCTCTTTCTATTCAAATAATGGGAATATTAGTTGTTTCATCAATAATGGTAGTTCCTGTAGCAACTGCTATGCAATTAAAAAAGGGATTTAATAAAACACTAATTTTTTCTATAATCTTTGGGTTAATAGATGTTATATTGGGTTTAGTTTTATCATATTACCTTAATAGCGCTCCTGGAGGAACAATTGCTTTAACTTCAGTAATAATGCTAGTGTTAACTTTAATATTTACGTCTAATAAAAATCGTTAA
- the pepF gene encoding oligoendopeptidase F: MEELKKREEIESKFKWKVEKIYKNIDEWEKEFNDLKNEAHSLKDFSGKLNCGENILEYLKLSEEISRKAEKLYIYAHLKSDEDTSNATYQSLMSKIDIYMAEFASYTAYFVPEILSLEDGFIEKEIERLDELKPYKFLFEDILKEKPHVLSKEMEELLAQASDCLDAPSAIHNILTNADMTFGKIKNEDGKDVELTEGNYSSFIRSKNRELRKRAFEQLFGEYEKLQNTLATSLTCSIKNFNFSSKIRKYNCALEASLKPNNIPLEVYKNAVKVINDNLDSLHRYVKVKKKLLGLDEIHMYDLYVPVIETPKEKIEFNDGVDIVLDALKPLGDEYLGIFKSGIEDGWIDIYENKGKKGGAYSWGGYDTMPYVLLNYNNELGDVSTLAHEMGHSIHSYYSRKEQPYYYAGYTLFCAEVASTTNESILIHYLIDKEKDENKKLYLINQELEQIRTTVFRQLMFAEFELYTHESLEKGIPLTAEDYNTKWHELNVKYFGPEMIVDKEIDIEWSRIPHFYSDFYVYQYATGYAAASAFSKSILDKKENAVEKYKGFLKSGGSDYPIDILKNAGVDMTTDEPLEATIKRFNELLDMIDC, translated from the coding sequence ATGGAAGAATTAAAAAAGAGAGAAGAAATTGAATCCAAATTTAAATGGAAAGTAGAAAAAATATATAAAAATATTGATGAGTGGGAAAAAGAATTTAATGATTTAAAAAATGAAGCACATAGCTTAAAAGATTTTTCAGGTAAATTAAATTGTGGGGAAAATATATTAGAATATTTAAAGTTAAGTGAAGAAATATCAAGAAAGGCAGAAAAGTTATATATATATGCTCATTTAAAATCTGATGAAGATACTTCAAATGCAACATATCAAAGTTTAATGAGTAAAATTGATATATATATGGCTGAGTTTGCAAGTTATACAGCTTACTTTGTTCCGGAAATTTTGAGTTTAGAAGATGGTTTTATAGAAAAAGAAATAGAAAGATTAGATGAATTAAAACCTTATAAATTTTTATTTGAAGACATATTAAAGGAAAAGCCACATGTATTGTCAAAAGAAATGGAAGAACTTTTAGCTCAAGCTTCTGATTGTTTAGATGCACCATCAGCTATCCACAATATTTTAACTAATGCAGACATGACATTTGGAAAAATAAAAAATGAAGATGGAAAAGATGTAGAATTAACAGAGGGTAATTATTCTTCTTTTATAAGAAGTAAAAATAGGGAGCTTAGAAAAAGAGCATTTGAACAGTTATTTGGTGAATATGAAAAACTTCAAAATACATTAGCTACTTCTTTAACTTGCTCAATTAAAAACTTTAATTTTAGCAGTAAAATAAGAAAATATAATTGTGCTTTAGAAGCTTCACTTAAACCTAATAATATACCTTTAGAAGTATATAAAAATGCTGTAAAAGTTATAAATGATAATTTAGATTCACTTCACAGATATGTAAAAGTGAAAAAGAAACTTTTAGGTCTAGATGAAATTCATATGTATGATTTATATGTTCCAGTTATTGAAACTCCAAAAGAAAAGATAGAGTTTAATGATGGGGTAGATATAGTATTAGATGCACTAAAACCATTAGGTGATGAATATTTAGGTATATTTAAGAGTGGTATAGAAGATGGTTGGATAGATATATATGAAAATAAAGGTAAAAAAGGTGGAGCATATTCATGGGGTGGATATGATACAATGCCTTATGTATTATTAAATTATAATAATGAACTGGGGGATGTATCTACATTAGCACATGAAATGGGTCACTCAATTCATTCATATTATTCAAGAAAAGAGCAACCATACTATTATGCAGGATACACTTTATTCTGTGCAGAAGTTGCATCTACTACAAATGAATCAATACTTATTCATTATTTAATAGATAAAGAAAAAGATGAAAATAAGAAGCTTTATTTAATAAATCAAGAATTAGAACAAATAAGAACTACTGTATTTAGACAATTAATGTTTGCTGAATTTGAACTATATACACATGAGAGTTTAGAAAAGGGAATTCCTTTAACTGCTGAAGATTACAATACTAAATGGCATGAATTAAATGTAAAATATTTTGGACCTGAAATGATTGTAGATAAAGAAATAGATATTGAATGGTCAAGAATTCCACATTTCTATTCAGACTTTTATGTTTATCAATATGCAACAGGTTATGCAGCAGCCTCAGCATTTTCTAAATCTATTTTAGATAAAAAAGAAAATGCAGTTGAAAAGTATAAAGGCTTCTTAAAATCTGGAGGAAGTGATTATCCTATAGATATATTAAAAAATGCAGGTGTTGATATGACAACGGATGAACCATTAGAAGCAACAATTAAAAGATTTAATGAATTACTAGATATGATTGATTGTTAA
- a CDS encoding ABC-F family ATP-binding cassette domain-containing protein: MIVLSCKDISKSYGIDDILKEVTFSVNDGDKIGIIGSNGEGKSTLFKILSKEILQDAGDIYIDKNKSIGYLSQHLNLNSEVTLYDEMLTVFDELIQLENKLSNLQIKMGEPYDEKNAAYHEKIIKDYTTAQDLYENRGGYTYKGEISRIVKGLGFNETDFDKVISTLSGGQKTRVALCKLLLLKPDILLLDEPTNHLDLDAIEWLEEYLKSYKGTVLIISHDRYFLDSVTNITFQVINGHVNCYNASYTKYLELKEKDYESKLKAYNIQQAEIKRQEAIIEKFRSFNREKSIKAAESREKALDRIDLLHAPDVEKSASKIKFETSVKSGFDVLHIENLSKYYGEKKLFSNLSVDLKRGEKIALIGENGRGKTTLFNIIMDKVKSDGGIKVLGTNVNVGYYDQEQSNLNLDKTIIDEVWDDFPELTTTQIRNVLASFLFTGDDVFKKIDKLSGGEKCRINLLKLILSKANLLLLDEPTNHLDIPSREALEDAILSYDGSLLVISHDRYFLNKVINRILELTENGVVNYLGNYSYYTEKKKNPLRFENYDEQDSSKTKTQLNTEKKKKKALDKEAKALQNKIKSLEETINKNEEDLLMLQEDLCKEEIYSNPSESERVNKEIKAKENLIEELYAQWEELNEPS; encoded by the coding sequence ATGATTGTCTTAAGTTGTAAAGATATAAGTAAAAGTTATGGAATAGATGATATTTTAAAAGAAGTAACTTTTTCTGTTAATGATGGAGATAAGATTGGTATAATTGGGTCAAATGGAGAAGGTAAATCTACTCTATTCAAAATACTTTCTAAAGAAATCCTTCAAGATGCAGGTGATATTTATATAGATAAAAATAAATCTATAGGCTATTTATCTCAACATTTAAACTTAAATTCTGAAGTTACTCTTTATGATGAAATGTTGACAGTATTTGATGAGCTTATACAATTAGAAAATAAACTTTCTAATTTACAAATAAAAATGGGTGAGCCTTATGATGAAAAAAATGCTGCTTATCATGAAAAAATAATAAAAGACTATACTACTGCTCAAGATTTATATGAAAACAGAGGTGGATATACATATAAAGGTGAAATATCTCGTATAGTTAAAGGTTTAGGATTTAATGAAACTGATTTTGATAAAGTTATTTCAACACTTAGTGGTGGACAGAAGACTAGAGTAGCTTTATGTAAGCTATTGCTTTTAAAACCTGATATATTACTACTAGATGAGCCTACTAATCATTTAGATTTAGATGCAATTGAATGGCTTGAAGAATACTTAAAAAGCTATAAAGGTACAGTTCTGATAATCTCACATGATAGATATTTCTTAGATTCTGTTACTAATATAACTTTTCAAGTTATAAATGGTCATGTTAATTGCTATAATGCATCATATACTAAATATTTAGAATTAAAAGAAAAGGATTATGAAAGTAAATTAAAAGCTTATAATATTCAACAAGCTGAAATTAAAAGACAAGAAGCTATTATAGAAAAATTCAGATCATTTAATAGGGAAAAAAGTATTAAAGCTGCTGAAAGCAGAGAAAAAGCCCTTGATAGAATTGACCTATTGCATGCACCTGATGTTGAAAAATCTGCTTCTAAAATAAAATTTGAAACATCTGTAAAAAGTGGATTTGACGTATTACATATTGAAAATCTATCTAAATATTATGGTGAGAAAAAATTATTTTCTAATCTTTCAGTAGATCTAAAGCGCGGAGAAAAAATTGCTTTGATCGGTGAAAATGGCCGAGGTAAAACAACATTATTTAACATAATAATGGATAAAGTTAAAAGTGATGGTGGCATTAAAGTTTTAGGTACAAATGTTAATGTCGGATATTACGATCAAGAACAATCAAATCTTAATCTTGATAAAACAATAATAGATGAAGTTTGGGATGATTTTCCTGAACTAACTACTACACAAATTAGAAATGTTCTTGCTTCTTTTTTATTTACTGGAGATGATGTTTTTAAAAAAATTGATAAACTAAGTGGTGGAGAAAAGTGTAGAATTAATTTATTAAAACTTATTTTATCAAAAGCTAATTTATTATTATTAGATGAACCTACTAATCACTTAGACATCCCATCTAGAGAAGCTCTAGAAGATGCTATTCTAAGTTATGATGGTTCTTTACTAGTAATATCCCATGATAGATATTTTTTAAATAAGGTTATAAATAGAATCTTAGAGTTAACTGAAAATGGAGTTGTAAATTATTTAGGTAATTATAGCTATTATACAGAAAAGAAAAAAAATCCTTTGAGATTTGAAAATTACGATGAACAGGATTCATCAAAAACAAAGACTCAATTAAATACAGAAAAAAAGAAAAAAAAGGCTTTAGATAAAGAGGCCAAGGCCCTTCAAAATAAAATAAAATCTCTTGAAGAGACTATAAATAAAAATGAAGAAGATTTATTAATGCTTCAAGAAGATTTGTGTAAAGAAGAAATTTATTCTAATCCCTCTGAAAGTGAAAGAGTTAACAAAGAAATTAAAGCTAAAGAAAACTTAATTGAAGAACTTTATGCACAATGGGAAGAATTAAATGAACCAAGCTAA
- a CDS encoding DUF4397 domain-containing protein, with product MFLFRNSFPDIKSKIRFLHAVPESINVDIYANDKLLYSNLAFAQISNYISISPGKYDVKLFKAYTHDKPLLSETIEILPLSYSTININYEDKVISLFKLDDGEAEFNPLLSYVRFINLSPNSSNMSLSLPDGPLLFNGIPYLETTDYYPVSPGIYNFVVSDKNNFSKFISNIELEKNMFITIYIVGRSNDTPRIGYILTKDDYKEN from the coding sequence ATGTTTTTATTTAGAAATTCATTTCCAGACATTAAATCAAAAATTAGATTTCTGCATGCTGTTCCTGAATCTATAAATGTAGATATATATGCTAATGATAAATTATTGTATTCCAATCTTGCATTTGCACAAATTTCAAATTATATAAGTATTTCTCCTGGTAAGTATGATGTTAAATTATTTAAAGCCTATACTCATGATAAACCTCTATTATCTGAAACAATAGAAATATTACCACTTTCTTATTCAACTATAAATATAAACTATGAAGATAAAGTCATATCACTATTTAAGCTAGATGATGGTGAAGCAGAATTCAATCCTCTATTATCATATGTAAGATTTATTAATCTCTCACCAAACTCATCTAATATGTCTTTATCATTACCAGATGGTCCACTTTTATTTAATGGAATCCCTTACTTAGAAACAACAGATTACTATCCTGTATCTCCTGGAATATATAATTTTGTTGTATCAGATAAAAATAATTTCAGCAAATTTATAAGCAATATTGAATTAGAAAAAAATATGTTCATAACAATTTATATCGTTGGACGCTCTAATGACACTCCTAGAATAGGATATATACTAACTAAAGATGACTACAAAGAAAATTAA
- a CDS encoding DUF6762 family protein: MEFSSLVLIEKDSETGFIKKELGSFEVNEGGLFVKKFYVLNGIVHMYFDTNKNVEEWEYSAIYDLFNTERFTEKGYEIEEDLDEYDPTYVIKFKYEDDFDFIKEKIRECTTLIQEEMNNVWENIKDKKEEYI, from the coding sequence ATGGAATTTTCAAGTTTAGTTTTAATAGAGAAAGATAGTGAAACAGGATTTATAAAAAAAGAGTTAGGAAGTTTTGAAGTAAATGAAGGTGGATTATTTGTTAAAAAGTTTTATGTATTAAATGGAATTGTACATATGTATTTTGATACTAATAAAAATGTAGAAGAATGGGAATATTCAGCTATATATGATTTATTTAATACAGAAAGATTCACAGAAAAAGGATATGAAATAGAGGAAGACTTAGATGAATATGATCCAACATATGTTATAAAATTTAAATATGAAGATGATTTTGATTTTATTAAAGAAAAAATACGCGAATGTACAACATTAATACAAGAAGAAATGAATAATGTATGGGAAAATATCAAAGATAAGAAGGAAGAATATATTTAA
- a CDS encoding TetR/AcrR family transcriptional regulator, producing MNLYDEKIDKVSAKKRLKEKQLFDSAYELFLTQGIEKTSISDIVNKAGIAKGTFYLYFNDKHDLLNKLILKKSNKLLKDAMNETTNKEIEDFSERVLFFINYIIENLKHNKLLLKIINKNISWGLYRKNILKPEEYYNVNKVVDNFIKNLVNSGMSKEEAEMTLFMIIELVGSVCFTTIIFKEPTDIDTIKPILFKKILAMIRI from the coding sequence ATGAACTTATATGACGAAAAGATTGATAAGGTTAGTGCAAAGAAACGATTAAAGGAAAAACAGTTATTTGATTCAGCGTATGAATTATTTTTAACACAAGGAATTGAGAAGACTTCTATAAGTGATATTGTAAATAAAGCTGGAATAGCAAAGGGTACATTTTATTTGTATTTTAATGATAAACATGATCTTTTAAATAAACTAATATTAAAAAAGAGCAATAAGTTGTTAAAAGATGCTATGAATGAGACAACTAATAAAGAAATAGAAGATTTTTCAGAACGAGTTTTATTTTTTATAAATTACATAATAGAAAATTTAAAACATAATAAGTTACTTCTTAAAATTATAAATAAAAATATTTCTTGGGGATTGTATAGGAAAAATATATTAAAACCAGAGGAATATTACAATGTAAATAAAGTAGTAGATAATTTTATAAAAAACCTAGTTAATTCTGGTATGTCAAAAGAGGAAGCAGAAATGACTTTGTTTATGATAATAGAGTTAGTTGGTAGTGTATGTTTTACAACGATAATATTTAAGGAACCTACGGATATAGACACCATTAAACCTATTTTGTTTAAAAAGATTCTAGCTATGATAAGAATTTAA
- a CDS encoding 6-phosphofructokinase: MSNCIIAQSGGPTSVINSSVVGLIHANKSLKVFDKVYGGLNGIEGILNKNIIDLTLINDDELQTFRYTPSSGLGSCRYKLQNPNNSCDEYEKLVEILTEYDISSFFYIGGNDSMDTIAKLSAYSKKNNIDINFIGIPKTIDNDLMFTDHTPGFGSAAKFITTSVLETYLDSSVYINNGIFILETMGRDTGWLAASACLAKIDDKPVADFIYLPETAFDKYQFINDVRQKFKEQNKVYIVVSEGIKDETGKFISEFQCVSNDNFGHAQLGGVSQYLRNLILDAGITKRVKALELGILQRCAMHFASDSDLNEAYDVGYVALQSAVNNESGKMVAIKRDDSKDYKSSYFLVDADKVANNVRYFPSEWINEDGNFLKEEACEYFSPLVKNIPNLKIENNLPKYKVFNA, translated from the coding sequence ATGTCTAATTGTATTATTGCACAATCTGGTGGTCCAACTTCTGTTATTAATTCTAGTGTAGTAGGATTAATACACGCTAATAAATCACTTAAAGTTTTTGATAAAGTCTATGGTGGTTTAAATGGTATTGAAGGAATTTTAAATAAGAATATAATCGATCTTACCCTAATTAATGATGATGAGTTACAAACTTTTAGATACACACCATCTTCTGGGTTAGGATCTTGTAGATATAAATTACAAAATCCTAATAATTCTTGTGATGAATATGAAAAACTAGTAGAAATATTAACAGAATATGATATAAGTTCATTTTTTTATATAGGTGGAAATGATTCTATGGATACAATCGCTAAACTTTCTGCTTATTCTAAAAAAAATAATATTGATATAAACTTTATTGGTATTCCTAAAACAATTGATAATGATTTAATGTTTACTGATCATACCCCTGGTTTTGGCAGTGCTGCAAAATTCATTACAACATCAGTATTAGAAACTTATCTTGATTCTTCTGTATATATTAACAATGGTATCTTTATATTAGAAACAATGGGCCGAGATACAGGTTGGCTAGCAGCTTCAGCTTGCTTAGCTAAAATAGATGACAAGCCTGTTGCTGATTTTATTTACTTACCTGAAACTGCTTTTGATAAATATCAATTTATCAATGATGTTAGGCAAAAATTTAAAGAACAAAATAAAGTATATATTGTTGTATCTGAAGGTATTAAAGATGAAACTGGCAAATTTATATCTGAGTTTCAGTGTGTTTCTAATGATAATTTTGGACATGCTCAATTAGGTGGCGTTAGCCAGTATCTAAGAAATCTAATTCTTGATGCTGGTATAACTAAAAGAGTAAAGGCTTTAGAATTAGGAATTTTACAACGTTGTGCCATGCATTTTGCATCTGATTCTGATTTAAATGAAGCCTATGATGTTGGTTATGTAGCTTTACAAAGTGCAGTAAATAATGAAAGTGGTAAAATGGTTGCTATAAAACGTGACGATTCTAAAGACTATAAATCATCTTACTTCTTAGTAGATGCTGATAAAGTAGCTAATAATGTTAGATACTTCCCTTCTGAATGGATTAATGAGGATGGAAACTTTTTAAAAGAAGAGGCTTGTGAATATTTTTCACCATTAGTAAAAAATATTCCTAATTTAAAAATAGAAAATAACTTACCAAAATATAAAGTTTTTAATGCATAA
- a CDS encoding manganese efflux pump MntP, which translates to MSLSEVILIGIILAMDAFGVTLSIGLNSILTYKNKMKFILSFAFFQFLFTYIGGALGYLFDVYIVSISSLAGGVILFAIGILMILDGLKSEKNDVLERNSTCIILGISVSIDALVVGFTTLHNLNSALLLALDSLMIGLITLVICLSGLFLCKYIKKINFISKYADFLAGIILILFGLKMVFF; encoded by the coding sequence ATGAGCTTGAGTGAAGTTATATTAATAGGAATTATATTAGCTATGGATGCGTTTGGCGTGACACTGAGTATAGGATTAAATTCAATACTTACTTACAAAAATAAAATGAAATTTATATTATCTTTTGCTTTTTTTCAGTTTTTGTTTACTTACATTGGAGGAGCTTTAGGATACCTTTTTGATGTTTATATTGTAAGTATATCTTCATTAGCAGGAGGCGTAATACTTTTTGCTATAGGTATACTTATGATATTAGATGGATTAAAGAGTGAAAAGAATGATGTATTAGAGAGAAACAGTACTTGTATAATACTTGGGATATCTGTGAGCATAGATGCTTTAGTTGTTGGATTTACTACTCTTCATAATTTAAATAGTGCATTACTTCTTGCATTGGATTCTTTGATGATAGGACTTATAACTTTGGTGATATGTTTAAGTGGATTATTTTTATGTAAATACATAAAAAAAATTAATTTTATAAGTAAATATGCTGATTTCTTAGCTGGAATCATATTAATATTATTCGGATTGAAAATGGTATTCTTTTAG
- a CDS encoding metal ABC transporter ATP-binding protein, with amino-acid sequence MIKIKDLSFSYTNKSELLLDNITLDIPGGVYLSILGENGSCKSTFIKLVLGLLKPTSGSITLDFNKISYVPQRLDNFNSQFPITVKELLSMHAKTMGIKKTTEIDNVLKKVNMKNFKNSLIGNLSGGQQQRIFIAKALIGNPDLIILDEPSTGVDEKSQNEIYPLLKSLNEDLNKTIISVEHNTDVALKYSTHILKVNSGILTLYTKKEFINYLECEHHKSCAM; translated from the coding sequence TTGATAAAAATAAAAGATTTATCATTTTCATATACAAACAAATCTGAACTTTTATTAGACAATATTACACTTGATATACCTGGTGGTGTTTATCTATCAATACTAGGTGAAAATGGTAGTTGTAAAAGTACATTTATAAAATTGGTACTTGGATTATTAAAACCAACATCAGGTTCAATAACTTTAGATTTCAATAAAATTTCTTATGTTCCTCAACGATTAGATAATTTTAACTCTCAATTTCCTATAACAGTAAAAGAACTGTTATCAATGCATGCGAAAACCATGGGAATTAAAAAAACCACTGAAATAGATAACGTATTAAAGAAAGTTAATATGAAAAATTTCAAAAATTCATTAATTGGAAATTTATCTGGAGGGCAACAACAAAGAATATTTATTGCAAAAGCCCTTATAGGAAATCCTGATTTAATAATATTAGATGAACCATCAACTGGAGTTGATGAAAAAAGTCAGAATGAAATCTATCCTTTATTAAAAAGTTTAAATGAAGATTTAAACAAAACAATTATATCTGTTGAACATAATACAGATGTTGCACTTAAGTATTCTACTCATATTTTAAAAGTTAATAGTGGTATTCTTACTTTATATACTAAAAAAGAATTTATTAATTATCTTGAATGTGAACATCATAAGTCTTGCGCAATGTAA
- a CDS encoding Fur family transcriptional regulator → MDLKEFLKNKNIKVTKGRVEILEILRISNNSLSAEKIYQICRCDNININLSTIYRTLELFEEKDIIDKIVLEDGIFSYKLKKKTHMHFLKCDICHKEVEIPCPMIQIQELVENKTGFTLTEHNLILKGVCQECKKNK, encoded by the coding sequence ATGGATTTGAAAGAATTTTTAAAAAATAAAAATATAAAAGTAACAAAAGGAAGAGTTGAGATATTAGAGATATTAAGAATTTCTAATAATAGTTTGAGTGCGGAGAAGATATATCAAATCTGCAGATGTGATAATATAAATATTAATTTAAGTACTATTTATAGAACATTAGAATTATTTGAAGAAAAAGATATAATTGATAAAATCGTTCTTGAAGATGGTATATTTTCTTATAAATTAAAGAAGAAGACTCATATGCATTTTTTAAAATGTGATATTTGTCATAAAGAAGTCGAGATTCCGTGTCCTATGATTCAAATACAAGAACTTGTAGAAAATAAGACTGGTTTCACATTGACAGAACATAACCTTATCCTTAAGGGTGTATGTCAAGAATGTAAGAAAAATAAGTAA
- a CDS encoding aminotransferase class V-fold PLP-dependent enzyme: MRIKNEENIRDLFLGIDEKVYDYKGNGINSINFDNAATTPTFKSNFLYMKKLSKTYASIGRGTGQKAEITTELYYESKKFLMDFFHIKNSDNYVVIYVNNTTEALNKLAKTLLKEEDEIVLVSRMEHHSNDLPWRNRGKVDYIEVDKEGRLRLEELEEKLKNNLGKIKYVSLTGASNVTGYINNIHEIAKIVHKYDAKLIVDAAQLVAHKKISISGNSKEEDIDFLVFSSHKIYSPFGIGVIIGLKEDFMNSLPDYSGGGTVELVLDNEVTYLKPPEKNEAGTPNFLGVMSLINSLRELRDIGYQFIEEHEKVLLKRMLQGLESIPQIINYGDTFNIYDRLGIAVFNINEFYDKEVAEILAKRRGIAVRHGWFCAHPYCRRLMGISEEEASSFLNDETKRMPGMIRVSFAVYNTEKEIDFFLNTVEDIARGKLTL; the protein is encoded by the coding sequence ATGAGGATAAAAAATGAGGAGAACATCAGGGATTTATTTCTTGGAATAGATGAAAAAGTTTATGATTATAAAGGCAATGGCATAAATTCAATAAATTTTGATAATGCAGCAACTACACCAACTTTTAAATCTAATTTTTTATATATGAAAAAACTAAGTAAAACTTACGCATCTATAGGTAGAGGTACAGGGCAAAAAGCAGAAATAACTACCGAATTATATTATGAATCAAAAAAATTTTTAATGGATTTTTTTCATATAAAAAATAGTGATAACTATGTTGTGATTTATGTTAACAATACAACGGAGGCTTTAAATAAACTTGCTAAAACCTTATTAAAAGAAGAGGATGAAATTGTTCTTGTCTCAAGAATGGAACATCATTCAAATGATTTACCTTGGAGAAATAGGGGGAAAGTTGATTATATAGAAGTTGATAAAGAGGGAAGATTAAGACTTGAAGAGTTAGAAGAAAAGTTAAAAAATAATCTTGGAAAAATAAAATATGTATCCCTAACTGGTGCATCTAATGTAACTGGATATATAAATAATATTCATGAAATAGCAAAAATAGTTCATAAATATGATGCTAAATTAATAGTAGATGCAGCTCAACTTGTAGCTCATAAAAAAATTAGTATTAGCGGAAATTCAAAAGAAGAGGATATAGACTTTTTAGTATTTTCTTCTCATAAAATATATTCTCCATTTGGAATAGGTGTAATAATAGGATTAAAAGAAGATTTTATGAATTCTCTTCCAGATTATTCAGGTGGAGGAACGGTGGAGTTGGTTTTAGATAACGAAGTAACTTATCTTAAGCCACCAGAAAAAAATGAAGCAGGAACTCCAAATTTTTTAGGAGTAATGTCTTTAATAAATTCATTAAGAGAATTAAGGGATATAGGATATCAATTTATTGAAGAACATGAGAAAGTTCTTTTAAAGAGAATGTTACAAGGACTTGAAAGTATTCCTCAAATAATTAATTATGGCGACACATTTAATATTTATGATAGGCTTGGAATAGCTGTTTTTAATATAAATGAATTCTATGATAAAGAAGTAGCTGAAATATTAGCTAAGAGGCGTGGGATAGCAGTAAGGCATGGATGGTTTTGTGCACATCCTTATTGTAGGAGACTTATGGGCATAAGCGAGGAAGAAGCAAGTTCTTTTTTAAATGATGAAACAAAAAGAATGCCAGGAATGATTAGAGTAAGTTTTGCAGTATATAATACTGAAAAGGAAATAGACTTCTTTTTAAATACAGTAGAAGATATTGCAAGAGGAAAGTTAACTTTATAA